One Chloroflexota bacterium genomic window carries:
- a CDS encoding cytochrome c maturation protein CcmE: protein MAQTAVSSGVTPVVKKGGRAKFLIGGLLIVAAIVYLIATSTQSTAQYFLTIQELKDRGSSLVSQDVRVSGAVVAESIQYDAQKLELRFTVASVPADQKEIDAQGGLAAVLNAAVNDPNAARMDVIYNGVKPDLMKGEAQAIMDGHVDENGLFHADTLLMKCPTRYEGAVPSQAAP from the coding sequence ATGGCTCAAACAGCAGTTTCTTCGGGCGTGACGCCGGTCGTCAAGAAGGGCGGGCGCGCCAAGTTTCTCATCGGCGGGTTGCTGATTGTGGCGGCGATTGTTTATTTGATCGCCACCAGCACTCAAAGCACGGCCCAGTATTTCCTGACAATTCAAGAGTTAAAGGATCGCGGTTCATCTCTGGTGAGCCAGGATGTGCGGGTGTCGGGCGCGGTGGTTGCCGAAAGCATTCAATACGACGCTCAGAAGCTTGAACTGCGGTTTACCGTCGCCAGCGTGCCCGCCGACCAAAAAGAGATTGACGCACAGGGCGGTCTGGCCGCCGTGCTCAACGCCGCCGTCAACGATCCCAACGCCGCCCGCATGGACGTGATTTACAACGGGGTGAAGCCCGACCTGATGAAGGGCGAGGCCCAGGCGATCATGGACGGGCACGTTGACGAGAACGGCCTCTTTCACGCCGACACGCTGTTGATGAAGTGCCCGACTCGTTACGAGGGCGCCGTGCCATCTCAAGCCGCACCTTAG